The Apium graveolens cultivar Ventura chromosome 11, ASM990537v1, whole genome shotgun sequence genome has a window encoding:
- the LOC141695575 gene encoding uncharacterized protein LOC141695575 → MARLQQTQRKRVGSVPRLPADVVAAIAAEAPEMEDPEMFEREHDEALLDVEDQEEPEMEEDEEDPPEEPETEVIAVSDEEDPSEESETEVIAIPDEEDPDEDYEGEFVIQDLREG, encoded by the exons atggccagactccagcagacccagcgcaagcgcgtgggaagcgtcccgcgtcttcccgctgatgttgtagctgctatagctgcagag gcgcctgagatggaggaccccgagatgttcgagcgtgagcatgatgaggcattgctagatgttgaggatcaggaggagcctgagatggaggaggatgaggaggaccccccagaggagcctgagacggaggtcattgctgtttcagatgaggaggacccctcagaggagtcagagacagaggttattgctattccagatgaggaggacccggatgag gattatgaaggtgagtttgtgatacAAGATTTGagggaaggctga